In the Drosophila biarmipes strain raj3 chromosome X, RU_DBia_V1.1, whole genome shotgun sequence genome, one interval contains:
- the LOC108036117 gene encoding uncharacterized protein LOC108036117 — translation MQLNDHWRKIVKTLIFAFLCTEMQTTYTHRDLAAKRGIGLAEMDAIAAATGEDRFRPKMPAPHQASIRLLALERDYFGKGHICSGALVAPSVVLTVSSCIFSQVKKNYYHPSELRVMLGNPQRFAPHERGLFFGVTHIHQPPKDLALAILMLEKDVPLDQTHIQPIGLPSPGTTSVLDSESSNLLQISTWGYDAEIRELHDLVTLNATHTSCHQQQSKSPRICVQPEATNSTPGQLYMDAGATLTERDRLLGLRSIDGGFEDVASHVEWILAKIGDGGHQNSSIWGILGFLVFTGYVITISSKSFST, via the exons ATGCAGCTGAACGATCACTGGCGAAAGATCGTGAAGACCTTGATCTTTGCGTTTCTATGCACTGAAATGCAAACAA CCTATACCCATCGTGATCTGGCGGCCAAACGTGGCATAGGCCTGGCCGAAATGGATGCCATTGCAGCGGCGACTGGAGAGGATCGGTTCCGGCCGAAAATGCCAGCCCCACACCAGGCATCCATAAGATTGTTGGCCCTGGAGCGGGATTACTTCGGCAAGGGACACATCTGCTCGGGCGCCTTGGTGGCGCCCTCTGTTGTGCTCACCGTCAGCAGCTGCATCTTCAG tCAGGTGAAGAAGAACTACTACCATCCTTCGGAACTGCGCGTTATGCTCGGCAACCCCCAGAGATTCGCCCCGCATGAGCGGGGCCTGTTCTTTGGAGTGACCCACATCCACCAGCCTCCCAAGGACTTGGCTCTGGCCATTTTAATGCTGGAGAAGGATGTGCCTCTGGATCAGACCCATATTCAACCAATTGGTCTACCCTCTCCTGGCACCACTTCCGTTCTGGATTCGGAATCCAGTAATCTGCTGCAGATCAGCACTTGGGGCTATGACGCCGAGATTCGCGAGCTGCACGACCTGGTGACACTGAATGCCACCCACACATCCTGCCACCAGCAGCAGAGCAAGTCCCCAAGGATTTGCGTCCAGCCGGAGGCCACCAACTCCACTCCGGGCCAGCTTTACATGGATGCAGGTGCCACTCTAACGGAGCGGGATCGCCTGCTAGGTCTGAGGAGCATTGATGGTGGCTTCGAGGACGTGGCCAGTCATGTGGAGTGGATCCTGGCCAAAATTGGAGATGGTGGCCATCAGAACAGCTCCATCTGGGGCATCCTGGGATTCCTGGTGTTCACCGGCTACGTCATCACCATCAGCAGCAAGAGCTTTTCGACCTAA
- the LOC108036112 gene encoding uncharacterized protein LOC108036112 encodes MVSPHLCPVLFSVLVFHISQVQSDLSAEEVARNQSAAELLPSACRNGLNGSAAGPEVRLPFVDMIMRHELPLFVLREPEEDLLLLLHGPEIYQLHVATGERRMVPLGKLGGQVKVRRALGAEIVAWRQFLLLSVVLEDSLEVYQLPKELLLSEDPATQLSFEPLQEFSIPGGFLQLHLLKPSAEQVLLLVASNHTRSHSKCRTFEWLDTYFNPLEEITLPAIRILQVVGRQPLYIIFGRSLRGSQSKLVLTVYELDRNTRTLQHRQALTVQAQSVQAARFRGRNCLIACSSSTSTSCIFFRMVDGQFVVYRKHARRDLSFQRLSATKKGQLLIGARSNGEVIIFSSTRLDCYSGYQVVGESEPSGVLTHTNDRNESFLLLAYQRASSDLIRTVQLGGVEEVSNQVGAAPEEDLSVVQLHRHEFEESINALRGLLLRRRSSVETLKQLVNSLKQNAGLQLEKPLHLLENGHIERLQLVDDQLRTPTQLRRRLEELRQRFEENRTRRTTRSFGTANENDELDKLKVRRLRVGNLIYQGQLMPGHILDASEPPLLTIRDVPLQTKALRAKQLLTPQDTHNSSGTQIPPEKPARTECAVRHLKVDKINGVSWDDFLDSLFLRSRDTRLEGKLVMQSRSRVANLRTTLLNGLVVDRLFNLRRAQVISSNIYMSAFFAPRLEAWLVNDLDFAHDVLYRGANDSWVKTPVRIYQMSVSGDIQVANQSKWQKQPRQLQEQDEQRLQQYYTGRVTINGSLTLRNVHRDTENSLVALGKQSLARNVLHSTYLLNQTQQNLSNLTFGNARVNTPSLTTSYIEGHPLRDHLLSGGQQNKHNYPNHTLHIIFMNASVQGDIICRDYSSRLAEIARDAVRHGQEANITGHKSFQAPLTMQSLQTNQINGLPVTELVLKSNITQNFRGTKSFERLVVTNDLRVQDHLNVSRLNGWPLQQLLGHDLTLKRLELTETPHLENLHFRRLNGLPFDELLSKISEGSEQPLLLHKQLLIEGNVRFDKALQVQNINGIQWEDYLSRLVRPDANAELRGTKTFSADVQLNDALHAPHINKLDLSSLLDNTLLRMTPQQISGVYTFDRMMATNVDVTQVNGVPTEEFIDTRKDLELKGDLYLKQLNLNGSLKCPLANGAVLSDLGQRVEQVQQLPWRNLIVTGDALWDGEDHYQSTLDYLRQHAVRKVGNQSIAGHVLLKEPFLKNLQSKQSLPIDLNFTHLAEDALLRRTVTNESQVILAPQELLGLVKAKTLHLDKDARFGLVNGIDIERLNASLYRLSSGEAIAADLHFLQAPRIGKLQLERPEVNGYPIGSIYQQGQGQSWPSVKFKQLVVEQDLSLGSVNEMSLEYFLQHRIPLRGPALEVFGSLSFENLQLGGQPLLRSINNIPLDNLVVRHSNQAQSITGAKTFHGGVEFTGPGHVMNLNGRELSDSYRGSIFRNSDYNIDSLVLDRALFPGGLVLAGSQSPSRMRTLEEQSNPLEQLQELLKQGNQSSHKSLLYLDHDPDILQSSWVKPPLKGSPEFQVSLPLGDSAPCQRRSLRAQLLIPEGRVLLANVSVSNQLIRLSSGDVRAKVQNHCHRPARRLRSRISISCRNESHTLGMRQPVEAMELMEVEEMVLLLLGTEEEVRVLRIKRSNCSLTDWQSVLPADGRLMKVIRGRIEDSQEDLLLTSGLSNHRPVLAIHARDPASHSFKLLQLIQGSYDLAEMQENQLLISCLGCRHVAIFRRMLDHFEPIQQLSFHERIQQLSPFKVAETQYLLVTTQPGEEHFYLFSYNQVGGWQQRTFGYKNQHPWAWPLVKSGQKLESIETAILLLCGKERECSLVKALLG; translated from the exons ATGGTCTCGCCTCACCTGTGTCCCGTGTTATTCAGTGTCTTAGTTTTCCATATAAGCCAAGTGCAATCCGATTTATCAGCCGAAGAAGTGGCCAGAAACCAAAGTGCAGCCGAACTccttccgtctgcctgtcGCAATGGGCTAAATGGCAGTGCCGCCGGTCCGGAAGTCCGTCTGCCATTTGTGGATATGATAATGCGCCACGAGCTGCCCCTCTTTGTGCTCCGCGAACCGGAGGAGgacttgctgctgctgctccatgGACCCGAGATCTACCAGCTGCACGTGGCCACCGGAGAGCGGCGAATGGTGCCGCTGGGCAAACTAGGTGGGCAGGTGAAGGTTCGCAGAGCTCTCGGCGCTGAGATCGTGGCCTGGCGGCAGTTCCTCCTCCTGTCCGTCGTCCTGGAGGATTCCCTGGAGGTGTACCAACTGCCCAAGGAGCTGCTACTCTCCGAAGACCCCGCCACGCAGCTGAGTTTCGAGCCCCTGCAGGAGTTCTCCATCCCGGGAGGATTCCTCCAGCTGCACCTCCTGAAACCCAGTGCCGAACAGGTCCTCCTGCTGGTGGCCTCCAATCACACCAGGTCGCACAGCAAGTGCAG AACTTTCGAGTGGCTGGACACGTACTTTAATCCCCTCGAGGAGATCACTCTACCCGCCATACGCATTCTCCAAGTGGTTGGTCGTCAGCCCCTGTATATCATTTTTGGGAGATCTCTAAGAGGCTCCCAATCAAAG TTGGTTCTCACAGTCTACGAGCTGGATAGGAACACCCGAACCCTGCAGCATCGCCAGGCCCTGACTGTCCAGGCCCAAAGTGTGCAGGCCGCCAGATTTCGTGGCCGGAACTGCCTGATCGCCTGCAGCTCCTCCACTTCAACTTCCTGCATTTTCTTCCGCATGGTGGATGGCCAGTTTGTGGTCTATCGCAAGCATGCTCGCAGGGACTTGAGTTTCCAGCGGTTGAGTGCCACCAAAAAGGGTCAGCTCCTGATCGGAGCCCGCTCCAACGGCGAGGTGATCATCTTCAGCTCGACCCGCCTGGATTGCTACAGTGGATATCAGGTCGTTGGCGAGTCGGAGCCAAGTGGGGTACTTACCCATACAAATGACCGAAATGAGAGCTTCCTGCTGCTGGCCTACCAAAGAGCCTCGAGCGACCTGATCCGCACCGTGCAGCTGGGAGGCGTGGAGGAAGTCTCGAACCAAGTGGGCGCCGCTCCAGAAGAAG ATCTCTCTGTGGTGCAATTGCATCGCCATGAGTTCGAGGAGTCCATCAATGCCTTGCGTGGTCTCCTTCTGCGCCGGCGTTCCTCTGTAGAAACGCTGAAACAGTTGGTCAACTCCTTAAAGCAAAACGCAGGCCTTCAGCTGGAGAAACCACTGCATCTGCTGGAAAATGGACACATTGAGCGGCTCCAGCTGGTGGACGATCAGCTGCGTACACCCACACAATTAAGGCGGCGTCTGGAGGAACTGCGTCAGCGATTTGAGGAAAACCGAACCAGGAGAACCACTCGCTCTTTTGGGAcagcaaatgaaaatgatgaGCTGGACAAGCTCAAGGTGAGACGATTGCGAGTGGGCAACCTCATCTACCAGGGACAGTTGATGCCAG GCCACATCCTGGATGCTTCAGAGCCACCTTTGCTGACCATCAGGGACGTGCCTTTGCAGACCAAAGCACTAAGAGCCAAGCAACTGTTGACTCCTCAAGATACCCACAACTCCAGTGGCACCCAGATTCCTCCAGAGAAACCTGCTCGTACTGAATGTGCAGTGCGTCATCTGAAGGTGGACAAGATCAATGGAGTCTCCTGGGATGACTTTTTGGACTCCCTCTTCCTGCGCAGCCGCGACACTCGCTTGGAGGGAAAACTTGTGATGCAATCGAGGAGCCGGGTGGCCAATCTTCGGACGACCCTGCTCAACGGACTGGTGGTGGATCGCCTTTTCAACCTGCGACGTGCTCAGGTGATCAGTTCCAATATCTATATGTCAGCCTTTTTTGCTCCGCGCTTGGAGGCTTGGTTGGTAAATGACCTGGACTTTGCCCACGATGTTCTCTATCGCGGTGCCAACGATAGCTGGGTAAAAA CTCCTGTTCGCATCTATCAGATGAGTGTTTCGGGTGACATTCAGGTGGCCAATCAGAGCAAATGGCAGAAACAGCCCAGACAGCTGCAGGAACAGGATGAGCAACGTCTTCAGCAGTACTACACGGGCAGGGTCACGATCAATGGCTCCCTGACGCTCAGAAATGTGCATAGGGATACTGAGAACTCACTTGTAGCCCTGGGAAAGCAATCTCTGGCCAGGAATGTTCTCCATTCCACCTACCTTTTGAACCAGACACAACAG AACCTTTCAAACTTGACCTTTGGAAATGCGAGAGTCAATACACCGTCACTAACCACCAGCTATATTGAAGGACATCCTCTGAGAGATCATCTTCTCAGCGGGGGACAGCAAAACAAGCACAACTATCCAAATCACACTCTTCACATCATCTTCATGAATGCCAGCGTACAGGGCGATATCATATGTAGGGACTACAGCTCCCGCTTGGCGGAGATTGCTAGGGATGCAGTGCGTCATGGACAGGAGGCGAATATTACGGGTCACAAAAGTTTCCAGGCTCCTCTAACTATGCAAAGCCTTCAAACCAATCAAATTAACGGTCTGCCAGTAACCGAACTAGTGCTTAAGTCAAACATCACGCAGAACTTTAGGGGGACAAAGAGCTTTGAGCGCTTGGTGGTGACTAATGACCTAAGGGTTCAGGATCACTTGAATGTGAGTCGTCTCAATGGATGGCCACTGCAGCAGCTACTTGGCCATGATCTTACCTTGAAACGTCTGGAACTGACGGAAACGCCACATTTGGAGAATCTTCACTTCCGGCGACTTAATGGATTGCCCTTCGACGAACTGCTGTCCAAGATCTCGGAGGGAAGTGAACAACCCCTACTGCTGCACAAGCAACTTCTTATCGAGGGCAATGTACGATTCGATAAGGCTCTACAAGTGCAGAACATCAATGGTATCCAGTGGGAGGATTACCTCAGTCGCCTGGTTAGACCCGATGCCAATGCGGAGTTACGGGGAACGAAGACCTTCTCAGCGGATGTCCAACTGAACGATGCTCTCCATGCACCCCACATAAACAAACTGGACCTCAGTTCCCTGCTGGATAACACCTTGCTACGAATGACACCCCAGCAGATAAGTGGTGTCTACACTTTCGACAGAATGATGGCCACCAATGTGGATGTGACTCAAGTGAATGGGGTTCCGACAGAAGAATTCATAGACACACGCAAAGATCTGGAACTCAAGGGAGATCTGTACCTGAAGCAACTCAACCTCAATGGAAGTCTAAAGTGCCCTCTGGCCAATGGGGCAGTTCTAAGCGATCTTGGGCAACGAGTGGAGCAAGTGCAGCAACTTCCCTGGCGGAACTTGATAGTCACCGGCGATGCTCTCTGGGATGGTGAGGATCACTACCAATCCACACTGGACTATCTGCGCCAGCATGCTGTGAGAAAAGTGGGAAATCAGAGCATTGCAGGACATGTCCTTCTCAAGGAACCCTTCTTGAAGAATCTGCAAAGCAAGCAGTCCCTGCCCATCGATCTGAACTTCACCCATTTGGCCGAAGATGCCCTACTGCGCAGGACTGTCACAAACGAAAGCCAGGTTATCTTAGCTCCCCAAGAGCTACTGGGATTGGTCAAGGCTAAAACACTTCACCTGGACAAGGATGCTCGCTTTGGGCTGGTGAACGGAATCGACATAGAACGACTCAATGCCTCACTGTACCGCCTGTCCAGTGGAGAAGCCATTGCAGCGGATCTTCACTTCCTCCAGGCTCCCAGGATTGGTAAACTTCAACTGGAGCGTCCCGAAGTGAATGGTTATCCAATTGGGAGTATTTACCAGCAGGGCCAAGGGCAATCCTGGCCATCGGTGAAGTTCAAGCAACTGGTTGTGGAACAGGATCTCAGTCTGGGGAGTGTGAACGAAATGAGTCTGGAGTACTTCCTGCAGCATCGCATTCCCCTGAGGGGACCTGCCCTAGAGGTATTCGGATCACTGAGCTTTGAAAACCTTCAGTTAGGCGGTCAACCACTCCTTCGCTCTATTAATAACATTCCACTGGATAACCTAGTGGTGCGACATAGCAACCAGGCGCAGAGCATCACAGGGGCGAAGACCTTCCATGGAGGTGTGGAGTTCACGGGACCCGGTCATGTGATGAATCTGAATGGACGTGAGCTTAGCGACAGCTACAGGGGCAGCATCTTCCGGAACAGCGACTACAACATCGACAGTCTGGTCCTGGACAGAGCACTCTTTCCAGGAGGCCTTGTCCTGGCAGGAAGTCAGAGCCCCAGTCGAATGCGCACGTTGGAGGAGCAGAGCAATCCCCTAGAGCAACTGCAGGAGCTGCTGAAGCAGGGCAATCAAAGCTCTCACAAAAGCCTGCTCTATCTGGACCATGACCCTGACATACTGCAATCTAGCTGGGTGAAACCGCCTCTGAAGGGATCTCCAGAGTTCCAGGTTAGTCTACCCTTGGGTGATTCGGCTCCCTGTCAGCGGCGGAGCCTGAGGGCTCAACTCCTCATCCCCGAGGGCCGTGTGCTCCTGGCCAACGTGAGTGTGTCCAACCAACTGATACGGCTCAGCTCCGGGGATGTCCGGGCCAAGGTGCAGAACCACTGTCACCGTCCGGCGCGGAGATTGCgcagcaggatcagcattAGCTGCCGGAATGAATCCCATACGCTGGGAATGCGTCAGCCAGTGGAGGCCATGGAACTAATGGAAGTGGAGGAGATGGTACTGCTGCTTCTGGGCACCGAAGAGGAGGTTCGTGTTTTGCGGATAAAGCGGAGCAACTGCAGTCTCACCGACTGGCAATCCGTGTTGCCAGCAGATGGTCGCCTAATGAAGGTCATTCGAGGGAGGATTGAGGACTCCCAGGAGGATCTGCTCCTCACCAGTGGCTTGAGCAATCACCGTCCGGTCCTGGCCATCCATGCCAGGGATCCTGCGAGTCACAGCTTCAAATTGCTCCAGTTAATCCAGGGCTCCTACGATCTGGCTGAGATGCAAGAGAACCAATTGCTGATCAGCTGCCTGGGCTGCCGGCATGTAGCCATCTTTAGAAGGATGTTAGACCACTTTGAGCCCATCCAGCAACTGAGTTTCCACGAGCGCATTCAGCAGCTAAGCCCTTTCAAAGTCGCAGAAACGCAGTATCTTCTGGTGACAACGCAACCGGGCGAAGAGCACTTTTACCTCTTCAGCTACAATCAGGTGGGCGGTTGGCAGCAACGCACTTTTGGCTATAAGAATCAGCACCCCTGGGCTTGGCCTCTGGTGAAATCTGGCCAAAAACTGGAATCGATAGAGACTGCAATCCTACTGCTCTGCGGTAAGGAGAGGGAATGCAGTCTGGTCAAGGCCCTACTCGGTTGA